One segment of bacterium DNA contains the following:
- a CDS encoding FlgD immunoglobulin-like domain containing protein, whose translation MGRTILTVLALIAATSAFAPAPARALGNWDGHDFAFCFVTDDGTKCNLAWADTARVMDFRFTIAVNVHSGVLSPTKLSRQEIHDLGADGFEIAQHGASHGQAGLTPACTSPPRGSWMGYFLCGEPSEAARMTSLMTEIERDTIAGNCDLPASSVRVCAYPAHRHGKALIDSLIAEGFIGARTGGLWDYVNNSYGDFNFMASNSWNGGISLYRIPLANTDSYFFGNHSAVPPVHKTYEAFRTAAQATMNEFRASEGICVVYTHHLGDDNDTYGNINYGSGGITKQDLAWLIDLVRENNGKIMTLGDAVAYYRERSHAMDVNGDLVWMPGTTGVDVAGPAARVNLTAHPNPFNPRTVVSFDLATRGRARVAIHDMRGRLVATLVDDVLDAGRRSLEWDGRDDAGEHVAAGSYLVRVRAGAAVESRTISLVK comes from the coding sequence ATGGGGCGCACGATCCTGACCGTTCTCGCTCTGATCGCCGCGACGTCCGCGTTCGCGCCGGCGCCGGCCCGGGCCCTGGGCAACTGGGACGGCCACGACTTCGCCTTCTGCTTCGTGACCGACGACGGGACGAAGTGCAACCTGGCCTGGGCCGACACGGCCCGCGTCATGGATTTCCGCTTCACCATCGCCGTCAACGTGCACAGCGGCGTCCTGAGCCCGACCAAGCTGAGCCGGCAGGAGATCCACGACCTCGGCGCGGACGGGTTCGAGATCGCCCAGCACGGCGCCTCGCACGGCCAGGCGGGGCTCACCCCCGCCTGCACCAGCCCTCCGCGCGGCTCGTGGATGGGCTACTTCCTCTGCGGCGAGCCCAGCGAGGCCGCGCGCATGACCTCGTTGATGACCGAGATCGAGCGCGACACCATCGCCGGCAACTGCGACCTGCCCGCCTCCAGCGTCCGGGTCTGCGCCTACCCGGCCCACCGCCACGGCAAGGCGCTGATCGACTCGCTCATCGCGGAAGGCTTCATCGGCGCGCGCACGGGCGGGCTCTGGGACTACGTCAACAACAGCTACGGTGACTTCAACTTCATGGCCAGCAACAGCTGGAACGGCGGCATCAGCCTGTACCGGATCCCGCTGGCCAACACGGACTCCTACTTCTTCGGCAACCACAGCGCGGTGCCGCCGGTCCACAAGACCTACGAGGCCTTCCGCACCGCCGCCCAGGCCACCATGAACGAGTTCCGGGCCTCCGAGGGCATCTGCGTGGTGTACACGCACCACCTCGGCGACGACAACGACACCTACGGCAACATCAACTACGGCAGCGGCGGGATCACCAAGCAGGACCTCGCCTGGCTGATCGACCTGGTCCGGGAAAACAACGGGAAGATCATGACCCTCGGCGACGCCGTCGCCTACTACCGCGAGCGTTCGCACGCCATGGACGTCAACGGCGACCTCGTCTGGATGCCCGGCACCACCGGCGTGGACGTGGCCGGCCCGGCGGCCCGCGTCAACCTGACGGCCCACCCGAACCCCTTCAACCCGCGCACGGTCGTGTCCTTCGACCTGGCGACGCGGGGGCGGGCGCGGGTCGCGATCCACGACATGCGGGGCCGCCTGGTTGCCACGCTGGTCGACGACGTGCTGGACGCCGGACGCCGCTCCCTGGAGTGGGACGGCCGTGACGACGCCGGGGAGCACGTCGCCGCCGGCAGCTACCTGGTGCGGGTGCGCGCCGGCGCCGCGGTCGAGTCGCGCACGATCTCCCTCGTCAAATGA
- a CDS encoding glycosyltransferase family 4 protein produces MTRVSMIVLSQYPGDPRVRREAEALARHGIGVDIICYRNPDQEAVESYGLVTAHRIMTVRDKTSILRYLLFSQGFGLAAFLKLESLARRHRPALVQIHNMPDQLVFAAALQRLRGVPVVLDLHDLMVELFESKWHGARARLLLPVVKLVEGLSCRFANRLITTSEGFRKQLLSRGIPDDKVTLVLNAADNHIFYRPADGVMERQARDGAALTHPRLVYHGTVAHRFGIHVLIEAVALLRERGLHPELRIHGKYDANYRPVLERLIADRGLGDSVLLGAYLTHEEIRELLYRMDIGVVPYLRDSFMDLALSTKSFEYIAVGLPVVASRVDSMTALFSDRSLRYSEPGNAADLADQIRRLCDAPAERVELSRHADLEYAGIAWPAMEARYVSLIRSLMPPA; encoded by the coding sequence GTGACTCGGGTGTCCATGATCGTCCTGTCCCAGTATCCCGGCGACCCGCGGGTCCGGCGCGAAGCCGAGGCGCTGGCCAGGCACGGCATCGGGGTCGACATCATCTGCTACCGCAATCCGGACCAGGAGGCGGTCGAGTCGTACGGCCTGGTGACCGCCCACCGGATCATGACCGTCCGCGACAAGACCAGCATCCTGCGCTACCTGCTGTTCTCCCAGGGCTTCGGCCTGGCCGCCTTCCTGAAGCTGGAGTCCCTCGCGCGACGCCACCGCCCCGCCCTGGTCCAGATCCACAACATGCCCGACCAGCTCGTCTTCGCCGCCGCGCTGCAGCGCCTGCGGGGCGTGCCGGTGGTCCTGGACCTGCACGACCTCATGGTGGAACTCTTCGAGTCCAAGTGGCACGGCGCGCGGGCGCGGCTGCTGCTGCCGGTCGTGAAGCTCGTCGAGGGGCTGTCCTGCCGCTTCGCGAACCGGCTGATCACCACGAGCGAGGGCTTCCGCAAGCAGCTGCTGTCGCGGGGGATCCCCGACGACAAGGTGACCCTGGTGCTCAACGCCGCCGACAACCACATCTTCTACCGTCCGGCGGACGGCGTCATGGAACGGCAGGCCCGCGACGGCGCGGCGCTGACGCACCCGCGGCTGGTCTACCACGGGACCGTCGCGCACCGCTTCGGGATCCACGTCCTGATCGAGGCCGTCGCGCTGCTGCGGGAGCGCGGCCTGCATCCCGAACTCAGGATCCACGGGAAGTACGACGCCAACTACCGGCCCGTCCTGGAGCGTCTGATCGCCGACCGCGGCCTGGGCGATTCCGTCCTGCTGGGCGCGTACCTCACGCACGAGGAGATCCGGGAACTGCTCTACCGCATGGACATCGGCGTCGTCCCCTACCTGCGGGACTCCTTCATGGACCTGGCCCTGTCCACCAAGTCGTTCGAGTACATCGCCGTGGGGCTGCCCGTGGTCGCCTCGCGGGTGGATTCGATGACGGCGCTCTTCTCCGACCGCAGCCTGCGGTACAGCGAGCCCGGCAACGCGGCCGACCTCGCCGACCAGATCCGGCGTCTCTGCGACGCCCCCGCGGAGCGGGTGGAACTCAGCCGGCACGCGGACCTGGAGTACGCCGGGATCGCCTGGCCGGCGATGGAGGCGCGGTACGTGTCGCTGATCCGCAGCCTGATGCCCCCCGCTTGA
- a CDS encoding glycosyltransferase family 4 protein: MRLNLVISSLDAGGAERVMGTLADAWAERGHEVDLFTTHDAGREPHYRLSPRVRRRSVDPRATGPWKQAAVVRSLRRAIRESGPDAVVSFLNYTNILTLAACRGLACPVIVSERLDPRIIEIGPVWSLLRRLSYRRAARLVAQTPTAAALFEHLAPGRVRVIPNPVLVQADGPAPLPAADRPTILCVGRLYPQKGFDLALRAMALLPPACDAWRLVILGEGPERPALESLRGELGLGERVQLPGQVPDPRPWLRQAGIFLMSSRSEGFPNALCEAMAAGLPVVSTDCPSGPSDIVTPEVDGLLVPPEDPRAMAAALARLIADGNLRARLAQAAPAVADRYSLDTVMAAWATLLADVTGVAVPSDGCPPGSRTI, translated from the coding sequence ATGCGGCTGAACCTGGTGATCTCCTCGCTCGACGCCGGCGGCGCCGAGCGCGTGATGGGCACGCTCGCCGACGCCTGGGCCGAGCGCGGCCACGAGGTCGACCTGTTCACGACCCACGACGCCGGCCGCGAGCCCCACTACCGGCTCTCGCCGCGGGTCCGCCGGCGTTCCGTCGATCCGCGGGCCACGGGTCCCTGGAAGCAGGCGGCCGTCGTGCGCTCCCTGCGCCGGGCGATCCGCGAGAGCGGGCCCGACGCCGTCGTCAGCTTCCTGAACTACACCAACATCCTGACCCTGGCCGCCTGCCGCGGCCTGGCCTGCCCCGTGATCGTCTCGGAGCGGCTGGACCCCCGGATCATCGAGATCGGGCCCGTCTGGTCGCTCCTGCGGCGCCTCTCCTACCGCCGCGCCGCCCGTCTCGTGGCCCAGACGCCCACCGCCGCCGCCCTGTTCGAACACCTGGCGCCCGGCCGGGTCCGGGTGATCCCCAACCCGGTGCTGGTCCAGGCCGACGGGCCGGCGCCGTTGCCGGCCGCCGACCGCCCGACGATCCTGTGCGTGGGACGCCTGTACCCCCAGAAGGGGTTCGACCTGGCGCTGAGGGCCATGGCGCTGCTGCCGCCCGCCTGCGACGCCTGGCGCCTGGTGATCCTGGGCGAGGGGCCGGAACGTCCGGCGCTCGAGAGCCTGCGCGGCGAACTCGGCCTCGGCGAGCGGGTCCAGCTGCCGGGGCAGGTCCCCGATCCCCGACCCTGGCTGCGGCAGGCCGGGATCTTCCTGATGTCGTCCCGCAGCGAGGGCTTCCCCAACGCGCTCTGCGAGGCCATGGCCGCCGGCCTGCCCGTCGTCTCGACGGACTGCCCCAGCGGGCCGTCGGACATCGTCACGCCGGAGGTCGACGGCCTCCTGGTCCCGCCGGAGGACCCGCGCGCCATGGCCGCGGCCCTGGCCCGGCTGATCGCCGACGGGAACCTCAGGGCGCGATTGGCTCAAGCCGCCCCCGCCGTGGCCGATCGCTACTCGCTCGACACGGTGATGGCGGCCTGGGCAACCCTGCTCGCCGACGTCACCGGCGTCGCCGTCCCGTCCGACGGCTGCCCTCCCGGCAGCCGCACGATCTGA
- a CDS encoding glycosyltransferase: MRVLVLTAMYPTAERPAAGTFVKEQVDSLIRAGIDVEVMDFDGARSFRNYVRAGLALRRRLQGDKFDLVHAHYGLVGLPARMQFRCPIVLTYHGSDLLGEVGPDGGYTFGGKLKVLLGKALGFVVTRRIIVAEVLRNRLWKAALVPMGVDMDLFAPRPREEARRELGLDPDRRYVLFVANPDNRCKRYDVAAAAVGILAAAGRDVELLPVFKVPHEHVPLYMNAADVLVLTSDHEASPCVIKEALAVNLPLVAVDVGDVAERIAGVDGCFLCARAPQDVADKLGSALDFGRPTNGRDKVRAISLENTARLTIDVYQDALRRRP; the protein is encoded by the coding sequence ATGCGCGTCCTGGTGCTGACCGCGATGTACCCGACGGCCGAAAGGCCCGCCGCCGGCACGTTCGTGAAGGAACAGGTGGACTCGCTGATCCGGGCGGGCATCGACGTGGAGGTCATGGACTTCGACGGCGCCCGCTCGTTCCGGAACTACGTGCGCGCCGGCCTCGCGCTGCGCCGGCGGCTGCAGGGCGACAAGTTCGACCTCGTCCACGCCCACTACGGTCTGGTCGGCCTGCCGGCCCGCATGCAGTTCCGCTGCCCGATCGTCCTGACGTATCACGGCAGCGATCTGCTGGGCGAGGTCGGGCCGGACGGCGGGTACACCTTCGGCGGCAAGCTGAAGGTCCTGCTCGGCAAGGCGCTCGGGTTCGTGGTCACCCGGCGCATCATCGTCGCCGAAGTGCTCCGCAACCGCCTCTGGAAGGCGGCCCTGGTCCCGATGGGCGTGGACATGGACCTGTTCGCGCCGCGGCCGCGGGAGGAAGCCCGCCGGGAGCTGGGGCTGGACCCGGACCGCCGGTACGTCCTGTTCGTCGCCAACCCGGACAACCGCTGCAAGCGGTACGACGTCGCCGCGGCGGCGGTCGGGATCCTCGCCGCGGCAGGTCGCGACGTGGAGCTGCTCCCGGTCTTCAAGGTCCCCCACGAGCACGTCCCGCTGTACATGAACGCCGCCGACGTCCTGGTGCTGACCTCCGACCACGAGGCCTCGCCCTGCGTGATCAAGGAGGCCCTGGCCGTCAACCTGCCCCTCGTCGCGGTGGACGTCGGCGACGTCGCCGAGAGGATCGCGGGGGTCGACGGCTGCTTCCTCTGCGCGCGCGCGCCGCAGGACGTCGCGGACAAGCTCGGTTCCGCGCTGGACTTCGGCCGGCCGACGAACGGCCGCGACAAGGTCCGCGCGATCAGCCTGGAGAACACGGCCCGGCTCACGATCGACGTCTACCAGGACGCCCTGCGACGCCGCCCCTAA
- a CDS encoding polysaccharide deacetylase family protein — translation MSASRLPVVMYHSVGRPDPDWVWGELACPLPLFRRQLERFVALGYRPASLDEVHESQAAGAAPRDRRVALTFDDGYLDNWTYVYPLLKRAGWRGLVYVNPEFVDPGEQPRPNLEDVWAGRCAEADLPTRGFLNWAEIGILSRSGVLEIGSHSMSHTWHPTGPEIADFHRPGLSTPWLAWNARPERKPFYLVEDQSGYVPWGAPVWRSGRSLGIRRFLPDPDVAAATTAHVAAHGGASFFAAEGWEARLRDVAREADGGRGVFESDREMIERYEFEIGEASRLIGARLGKPVSHFCWPGGAYCDESWRVAAAAGFRTITVKPGDLGRWHDPDPRFIRRLSDHRRYSLFGRQRRTGDAGLLTAACDDQLGRTAARSRLRLRKLLDAAGLIRSGD, via the coding sequence ATGAGCGCCTCCCGCCTGCCCGTGGTCATGTACCACTCCGTCGGCCGTCCCGATCCGGACTGGGTCTGGGGCGAGCTCGCCTGCCCCCTGCCGCTGTTCCGGCGGCAGCTCGAGCGGTTCGTCGCCCTGGGCTACCGCCCCGCCTCGCTCGACGAGGTCCACGAGTCGCAGGCGGCCGGCGCGGCGCCGCGCGACCGCCGGGTCGCGCTGACCTTCGACGACGGCTACCTCGACAACTGGACGTACGTCTACCCGCTCCTGAAGCGGGCCGGCTGGCGCGGTCTCGTCTACGTCAACCCGGAGTTCGTCGACCCCGGCGAGCAGCCGCGGCCCAACCTGGAGGACGTCTGGGCCGGCCGCTGCGCGGAAGCGGACCTGCCGACCAGGGGCTTCCTGAACTGGGCGGAGATCGGGATCCTGTCCCGCAGCGGCGTGCTGGAGATCGGGAGCCACTCGATGTCCCACACCTGGCACCCGACCGGCCCCGAGATCGCGGACTTCCACCGGCCCGGCCTGTCCACGCCCTGGCTGGCCTGGAACGCCCGTCCGGAGCGCAAGCCCTTCTACCTCGTCGAGGACCAGAGCGGCTACGTCCCGTGGGGCGCGCCCGTCTGGCGCAGCGGGCGGTCCCTGGGCATCCGCCGCTTCCTGCCCGATCCCGACGTCGCGGCGGCCACGACCGCCCACGTCGCCGCCCACGGCGGCGCGTCCTTCTTCGCCGCCGAAGGCTGGGAGGCGCGGTTGCGGGACGTCGCCCGCGAAGCCGACGGGGGCAGAGGGGTGTTCGAGTCGGATCGCGAGATGATCGAGAGGTACGAGTTCGAGATCGGGGAGGCCTCGCGCCTCATCGGCGCGCGGCTGGGGAAGCCCGTGTCCCACTTCTGCTGGCCCGGCGGCGCCTACTGCGACGAGTCCTGGCGGGTGGCTGCCGCCGCGGGGTTCCGGACGATCACGGTCAAGCCGGGCGATCTCGGCCGCTGGCACGACCCCGACCCCCGCTTCATCCGGCGGCTCTCGGACCACCGGCGGTATTCCCTGTTCGGCCGGCAGCGCCGCACCGGCGACGCGGGCCTGCTGACCGCGGCCTGCGACGATCAGCTCGGCAGGACCGCGGCGAGGTCCCGGCTGAGGCTGCGCAAGCTGCTCGACGCGGCCGGGCTCATCCGTTCGGGCGACTGA
- a CDS encoding glycosyltransferase, whose translation MRGNPQRPWHVAHVIGSLRTGGAERQLVNYLLAADRDEFRHTAVCLQERGELAAVVEAAGIPVVRIPIRTRHAVGSLRRFAGWLRDQDVAVVHAHMHDSALWGRLAGRWAGVPVLMTTEHGKELWKGPLRVAIDHHLSRWTARHIAVARDGMEIRIRRERFDPGKLILIPNGVPIPAEPGNDAGRRRVRAEFGLADDTPVLGTVGRVVEAKGYEHLLAALVALRETRPRLRWLAVGDGDRRSDLTARAAAAGLGDAVIWAGRRDDVNDLLAAMDVWVMSSVREGLPVALLEAMAACRPIVATNVGGIPDAVRDGSEGLLVPPADPAALAAAIAQLLADPTRAAGLAAAARRRAQADYGIGSVARRIEDVYRQELLKTTKGRAGS comes from the coding sequence ATGCGCGGGAACCCGCAGCGGCCCTGGCACGTGGCCCACGTCATCGGCAGCCTGCGCACCGGCGGCGCCGAACGGCAGCTGGTGAACTACCTGCTGGCGGCCGACCGCGACGAGTTCCGGCACACCGCGGTCTGCCTGCAGGAGCGGGGCGAGCTGGCGGCGGTCGTCGAGGCGGCGGGCATCCCGGTGGTGCGGATCCCGATCCGCACGCGCCACGCCGTCGGCAGCCTGCGGCGCTTCGCCGGCTGGCTGCGGGACCAGGACGTGGCCGTCGTCCACGCGCACATGCACGACTCCGCCCTGTGGGGCCGCCTGGCCGGCCGGTGGGCGGGCGTTCCCGTCCTGATGACCACCGAGCACGGCAAGGAGCTCTGGAAGGGCCCGCTGCGCGTCGCGATCGACCACCACCTCAGCCGCTGGACGGCCCGTCACATCGCGGTCGCCCGCGACGGCATGGAGATCCGGATCCGCCGCGAGCGGTTCGATCCCGGCAAGCTGATCCTGATCCCCAACGGCGTGCCCATCCCCGCGGAGCCCGGCAACGACGCGGGTCGCCGGCGCGTCCGCGCCGAGTTCGGGCTGGCCGACGACACGCCCGTGCTGGGCACGGTCGGGCGCGTGGTCGAGGCCAAGGGCTACGAACACCTGCTGGCCGCGCTGGTCGCGCTGCGCGAAACCAGGCCGCGGCTGCGCTGGCTGGCCGTCGGCGACGGCGACCGCCGGTCGGATCTGACCGCGCGGGCCGCCGCGGCGGGACTGGGCGACGCCGTGATCTGGGCGGGCCGTCGCGACGACGTGAACGACCTGCTGGCGGCCATGGACGTCTGGGTCATGAGCAGCGTGCGCGAGGGCCTGCCGGTGGCCCTGCTGGAGGCGATGGCGGCGTGCCGCCCCATCGTCGCCACGAACGTCGGCGGCATCCCCGACGCCGTCCGCGACGGGAGCGAGGGCCTGCTGGTGCCGCCGGCGGACCCGGCGGCGCTAGCGGCCGCCATCGCGCAGCTGCTCGCGGATCCCACCCGCGCGGCCGGGCTGGCCGCGGCGGCGCGGCGCCGCGCGCAGGCCGACTACGGCATCGGGTCGGTGGCGCGCCGCATCGAGGACGTCTACCGGCAGGAACTCCTCAAGACGACGAAAGGCCGTGCCGGCTCATGA
- a CDS encoding oligosaccharide flippase family protein: MLNRSLYIMSSKLLGYGVRLVLPYFLVRLMTVADFGAYRQFFLLEVYIASLFQLGLNQALYYFIPRDERNAGAYFLNSVLMNVVVFTTAFAAIGAFAGPLSRWLNMAILADAFWLLAVHTVLLMLTSACDCYLTSRQRIRSSAVFEIGGQVIVSLATVAAAYATRRLDVVLLALVAARGVQLAAMLAYIHHRMHGFAAERYFFGLREQIRYGVTLGVAGTLSMMLARLGDFFVSRYYGTEVYAVYSVGCTEIPVIQIFTQSLAMVALSQFAALELQHDREGIRRLWRKILTSTYAVALPTIAFLLLVAKPLIVFMFTGTYADAVPIFQINTLLKLHLLFNATLVLRAMDRNGVSIWVNAATLLAAPFLLYAGMALGGLIGIIAAQAVLMVASRLAPMFVVNRITDLRLPYVVGVGELVGFYRDAWTKARHVVRSRLDAAAASSGRGGR, encoded by the coding sequence TACTTCCTGGTGCGCCTGATGACCGTGGCCGACTTCGGCGCCTACCGGCAGTTCTTCCTGCTGGAAGTCTACATCGCCTCGCTCTTCCAACTCGGGCTCAACCAGGCGCTCTACTACTTCATCCCCCGCGACGAGCGCAACGCTGGCGCCTACTTCCTCAACAGCGTGCTGATGAACGTCGTGGTCTTCACGACGGCGTTCGCGGCGATCGGCGCCTTCGCCGGCCCGTTGAGCCGCTGGCTGAACATGGCGATCCTGGCGGACGCCTTCTGGCTGCTGGCCGTCCACACCGTGCTGCTGATGCTCACCTCCGCCTGCGACTGCTACCTCACCTCCCGCCAGCGGATCCGCTCGTCGGCCGTGTTCGAGATCGGCGGCCAGGTGATCGTGAGCCTGGCCACCGTCGCGGCGGCCTACGCCACGCGGCGCCTGGACGTCGTGCTGCTGGCCCTGGTCGCCGCGCGCGGCGTCCAGTTGGCCGCCATGCTCGCCTACATCCACCACCGGATGCACGGCTTCGCCGCCGAGCGCTACTTCTTCGGCCTGCGCGAGCAGATCCGCTACGGCGTGACGCTCGGCGTGGCCGGCACGCTGAGCATGATGCTCGCCCGGCTCGGCGACTTCTTCGTCAGCCGCTACTACGGGACCGAGGTCTACGCCGTCTATTCCGTGGGCTGCACCGAGATTCCCGTGATCCAGATCTTCACGCAGTCCCTCGCCATGGTGGCGCTCAGCCAGTTCGCGGCCCTGGAGCTGCAGCACGACCGGGAGGGCATCCGCCGGCTGTGGCGGAAGATCCTCACCAGCACGTACGCGGTCGCGCTCCCGACCATCGCCTTCCTGCTGCTGGTCGCCAAGCCGCTGATCGTCTTCATGTTCACCGGGACCTACGCCGACGCGGTGCCGATCTTCCAGATCAACACGCTGCTCAAGCTGCACCTGCTGTTCAACGCCACGCTCGTGCTGAGGGCCATGGACCGCAACGGCGTCTCCATCTGGGTGAACGCGGCGACGCTGCTGGCGGCGCCCTTCCTGCTGTACGCCGGCATGGCGCTGGGCGGGCTGATCGGCATCATCGCCGCCCAGGCCGTGCTGATGGTCGCCAGCCGCCTGGCGCCGATGTTCGTGGTCAACCGCATCACGGACCTGCGCCTGCCCTACGTCGTGGGCGTCGGCGAACTGGTCGGCTTCTACCGCGACGCCTGGACGAAGGCGCGGCACGTCGTCCGGTCCCGTCTGGACGCCGCGGCGGCCTCGTCGGGGAGGGGAGGGCGGTGA